One window of the Labilibaculum sp. genome contains the following:
- a CDS encoding carboxypeptidase-like regulatory domain-containing protein → MNKIALILSITIACILCTMKIQAQNFLEKKINLEVTNQSTETTMFILEKLGGFNFSFDAMLLDPSKMISIKGKHQSLEEILDELFKGRLTYKVIGSHVILQSKNKSGLSSTMWVLSGVITNSNGNPLENAIVYEVNRQASFITNPNGKYLLHLEGNQNSAINFSCKGYKDTIVYVQAGKKQQLNIVLKPWQAQSIFKTEPAFAQNLHSRTKAINWAYTNKELQDIGFVNLMVTNKALYISNNLNVKEVRFVQVSFIPSWGTNQLTNGLVTNKLSMNIIAGYSANIEGFEIGSVANIIRQEMNGVQISGVANVVGEDVHGVQASGVVNTNLGNMDGVQLAGVINRVKGDIKGLQMSGAINSAAAKSLDSVPYRGWNGQISGGINLHGGERINLQVGGVYNQANSVDGLQISGAINMVRGTTNGVQISGIYNQTDKLRGIQIGLINFADTIENGFPIGLVNIIKNGYHKWELSTDESFYFNAAYKTGGKNLYSFLKIGAGKYLNAAYGIGCTSNTNRKFSVNLDVSGSSLFNTDSDYDVFAGDLYRAQLGLTIKLNKNITLSTGPSYNFCSPDKEQNQISKINFSSKNTMYFGNYYLDQAVATLKNQYWLGWQFGLRF, encoded by the coding sequence ATGAATAAAATTGCCCTGATTCTATCAATAACAATAGCCTGTATTCTCTGCACCATGAAGATACAGGCTCAAAACTTTCTGGAAAAGAAGATCAACCTGGAAGTTACAAATCAAAGTACGGAAACAACAATGTTTATTCTAGAGAAACTAGGAGGCTTTAACTTCTCTTTCGATGCAATGTTACTCGACCCAAGTAAAATGATTTCGATTAAGGGCAAGCATCAATCTCTCGAAGAAATATTGGATGAACTTTTTAAAGGAAGATTGACCTATAAAGTGATCGGTTCGCATGTTATCTTACAATCGAAAAATAAGTCTGGTTTGAGCAGTACAATGTGGGTTTTATCTGGTGTGATTACAAATTCAAACGGAAATCCACTCGAAAATGCAATTGTTTATGAGGTGAATCGGCAAGCTTCATTCATTACCAATCCTAACGGAAAATACCTGCTGCATTTAGAAGGCAATCAAAATTCTGCTATTAACTTTAGCTGCAAAGGATACAAAGACACCATTGTCTATGTTCAGGCTGGTAAAAAACAACAGCTAAATATTGTTCTTAAACCATGGCAGGCACAAAGCATCTTTAAAACAGAACCAGCTTTTGCCCAAAACTTACATTCCAGAACCAAAGCAATTAATTGGGCCTACACCAATAAAGAGTTGCAGGATATTGGTTTTGTCAACCTGATGGTGACGAACAAAGCGCTCTATATCTCCAACAACCTCAATGTGAAAGAAGTACGATTTGTTCAGGTATCATTTATTCCCTCTTGGGGAACCAATCAATTAACAAATGGACTGGTTACAAACAAATTATCTATGAATATTATCGCCGGATATTCGGCAAATATTGAGGGGTTCGAAATTGGAAGCGTAGCCAATATCATCCGGCAGGAAATGAATGGTGTCCAAATTTCCGGCGTTGCGAACGTAGTGGGTGAAGATGTGCATGGTGTTCAAGCTTCCGGTGTTGTCAATACAAATCTGGGAAACATGGATGGAGTTCAACTAGCTGGAGTAATTAACAGAGTAAAAGGCGATATAAAAGGCCTTCAAATGAGTGGAGCCATAAATTCTGCTGCGGCAAAATCATTGGACAGCGTCCCCTACAGAGGTTGGAACGGACAAATCAGTGGAGGAATTAATCTGCATGGTGGTGAGCGAATTAATCTGCAGGTTGGTGGTGTCTACAATCAGGCAAACTCGGTAGATGGTCTTCAAATTTCGGGGGCAATTAATATGGTGAGAGGGACAACCAATGGGGTGCAAATATCTGGGATTTACAATCAAACAGACAAGTTGAGGGGCATACAAATTGGTCTCATCAATTTTGCCGACACTATTGAAAATGGTTTTCCGATTGGATTGGTGAATATCATTAAAAACGGCTACCACAAATGGGAACTTTCAACCGATGAGTCGTTCTACTTTAATGCAGCCTACAAAACGGGTGGCAAAAATCTTTACAGTTTTCTAAAAATTGGAGCGGGTAAATATCTTAACGCTGCTTATGGTATTGGCTGCACAAGCAATACCAACCGTAAATTTTCAGTCAATCTGGATGTGTCTGGTTCTTCCCTTTTTAACACTGATTCAGACTACGATGTTTTTGCCGGTGATCTGTACCGGGCTCAGCTGGGTCTTACAATTAAACTGAATAAAAACATCACCCTTAGTACGGGTCCATCTTACAATTTCTGTAGTCCGGATAAAGAACAAAATCAGATTTCAAAAATTAATTTCTCCAGTAAAAACACCATGTATTTTGGAAATTATTATCTGGATCAAGCTGTTGCAACACTTAAAAATCAATATTGGCTTGGCTGGCAATTCGGCCTTAGATTCTAA
- a CDS encoding LA_2272 family surface repeat-containing protein, producing the protein MTKVRIVLACMILSLVSPAIAQNHTKYQVGFVSPIGTNGTNSINYINDYSFNLLIGINGGVNKMEIGGLANYNQGKTNGFQLAGVTNVTRNKADGCIIAGVANLIIDDAKGFQLSGVGNINSRNSNGVMISGVANITKENAKGFQLSTANITKNKLNGVQIGAFNYAKILKGSQIGVFNLVDSLESGTPIGLFSIVKGGYYALEISTNDVIHANLNYKMGVEHFYTLFTVGFDRYKGKDLFKYGTGFGSLLPIGQRYKLSIEATSNQLVYDNDWSELNLLNTLQTNFHFHFTPQCSLFAGPTLNAYITNKKVGEQYGTIDIPHTIYDHTSSKNKLFVWIGFNAGVSFQF; encoded by the coding sequence ATGACAAAAGTAAGAATTGTACTAGCATGCATGATACTGAGCTTAGTAAGCCCGGCTATTGCCCAAAACCACACAAAATATCAAGTCGGCTTTGTTTCTCCTATCGGAACCAATGGAACAAATTCAATCAACTACATCAACGATTATTCCTTTAACTTACTGATAGGGATTAATGGTGGTGTAAATAAAATGGAAATTGGCGGCTTAGCGAATTACAACCAAGGAAAAACAAATGGATTTCAACTTGCCGGAGTTACTAATGTTACCAGAAACAAAGCAGATGGCTGTATAATTGCCGGAGTCGCTAACTTGATAATTGATGATGCAAAAGGATTTCAGCTTTCTGGTGTAGGCAATATTAATTCCAGGAATTCAAATGGAGTAATGATATCCGGTGTTGCCAATATCACAAAAGAAAATGCCAAGGGGTTTCAGTTGTCCACGGCAAACATCACCAAAAACAAATTAAATGGTGTGCAAATAGGAGCTTTCAACTATGCAAAAATCCTAAAAGGAAGTCAAATAGGTGTTTTTAATCTTGTCGACAGCCTTGAAAGCGGCACACCAATAGGCCTTTTCTCTATTGTAAAAGGAGGTTATTATGCGCTTGAAATTTCTACCAATGATGTTATTCACGCTAATTTAAACTACAAAATGGGTGTTGAGCATTTCTATACCCTATTTACAGTTGGATTTGATAGATACAAGGGCAAAGATCTTTTTAAATACGGCACCGGATTTGGAAGTTTACTCCCCATTGGTCAAAGATACAAGTTATCCATTGAAGCAACATCAAACCAATTGGTATACGATAACGACTGGAGTGAATTAAATCTTTTAAACACATTGCAAACCAATTTTCATTTTCACTTTACTCCTCAATGTTCCCTCTTTGCCGGCCCTACCCTTAATGCTTACATAACCAATAAGAAAGTTGGTGAACAATATGGAACAATAGACATTCCCCACACGATCTACGATCATACAAGCAGTAAAAACAAATTATTTGTATGGATTGGTTTTAATGCTGGTGTTTCATTCCAATTTTAA
- the ovoA gene encoding 5-histidylcysteine sulfoxide synthase — protein sequence MENMIETKSRQDLLVTKTPILNQGNPEEKRKEILNYFRKTWELDELLYDCLNGQEAFLHRADPLRHPLAFYFGHTATFFVNKLILAGIITDRLNPKFESMFAVGVDEMSWDDLNDKHYEWPTMQETLAYRNEAKKMIEKLILELPLKIPINWESQFWVILMGIEHQRIHIETSSVLIRQLPIYLIKPNLLFKICKEWGNAPVNELLKVKSGKVRIGKGKDNALYGWDNEFGEFQSKIKSFHASKFLVTNEEFKAFVDDDGYKTEKWWTEEGWGWVTYKKCEHPLWWLKEGSEWKLRTMLEMIEMPWNWPVEVNYLEAKAFCNWKSAKTGKTLRLPTEAEYYRLRDSLKIADQPEWETAPGNINLEHYASSCPVDKFETGGFYDVIGNVWQWTEMPISGLDGFEIHPFYDDFSTPTFDAKHNLIKGGSWISTGNLAIRDSRYAFRRHFFQHAGFRYIESDQEVLIETDYYETDGLVSQYCEFQYGKEYFGVKDYSKTCLAFIKDHLKSLNKGNALDIGCATGRTTFELAKYFDKVTGLDFSARFIRIGTQLKETGKLKYIRQEEGKLTSYQEIKLDDCGLDSVRDKVEFFQADACNLKPIYTGYDLVFAGNLIDRLYDPIQFLQEMHFRINDGGILVLTSPYTWLEEFTEADKWVGGFRKDGEPYTTLDGLKEVLKDHFELLDEPKDVPFVIRETSRKFQHTISQMTVWRKK from the coding sequence ATGGAAAATATGATAGAAACAAAGAGTCGTCAAGATTTATTGGTGACTAAAACACCGATATTGAACCAAGGGAATCCAGAAGAAAAAAGAAAAGAGATTCTCAACTATTTTAGAAAGACATGGGAATTGGATGAACTCCTATACGATTGCTTAAACGGACAAGAGGCATTTTTACACCGGGCTGATCCATTGCGCCATCCTCTGGCTTTTTATTTTGGACATACAGCCACCTTTTTCGTAAATAAATTGATATTGGCAGGAATCATCACCGATAGATTAAATCCAAAATTTGAATCGATGTTTGCTGTGGGAGTGGACGAAATGTCGTGGGATGATTTGAATGACAAACATTACGAATGGCCAACGATGCAGGAAACTCTGGCATATCGTAATGAAGCAAAGAAGATGATTGAGAAGCTGATTTTAGAGCTTCCGCTGAAAATTCCTATCAATTGGGAAAGTCAGTTTTGGGTAATACTGATGGGAATAGAGCATCAGCGAATTCATATCGAAACATCATCGGTACTGATTCGTCAGTTGCCCATCTATTTGATAAAACCCAATTTGTTGTTTAAGATTTGTAAGGAATGGGGAAATGCTCCGGTCAATGAATTGTTAAAAGTGAAATCGGGAAAGGTAAGAATAGGAAAAGGCAAGGACAATGCCTTGTATGGCTGGGACAATGAGTTTGGAGAATTCCAGTCTAAAATTAAATCATTTCATGCATCTAAGTTTTTGGTTACGAATGAGGAGTTTAAGGCTTTTGTTGACGATGATGGATACAAAACAGAAAAATGGTGGACGGAAGAAGGCTGGGGCTGGGTGACTTATAAAAAATGTGAGCATCCTTTGTGGTGGCTGAAAGAAGGAAGCGAATGGAAGCTTCGTACCATGCTCGAGATGATTGAAATGCCTTGGAATTGGCCTGTTGAGGTAAATTATCTGGAAGCAAAGGCTTTCTGTAACTGGAAATCTGCGAAGACAGGCAAAACTTTGCGTCTGCCAACCGAGGCAGAGTATTATCGCTTACGAGATTCATTAAAAATTGCAGATCAACCTGAATGGGAAACGGCTCCCGGGAATATTAATTTGGAGCATTACGCTTCATCCTGTCCTGTGGATAAATTTGAAACCGGTGGTTTTTATGATGTAATTGGTAACGTTTGGCAATGGACAGAGATGCCTATTTCAGGTTTGGATGGTTTTGAGATTCATCCGTTTTACGATGATTTTTCAACGCCAACTTTTGATGCCAAGCACAATCTGATTAAAGGTGGTTCCTGGATATCGACAGGAAATCTGGCCATTCGCGATTCCCGTTATGCTTTTCGGCGTCATTTTTTTCAACATGCTGGTTTTCGATACATTGAATCAGATCAGGAGGTGCTAATTGAAACAGATTACTATGAAACGGATGGTTTAGTATCGCAATATTGTGAATTCCAGTATGGAAAGGAATATTTTGGTGTGAAAGATTATTCTAAAACTTGTCTTGCTTTTATCAAAGATCATTTAAAAAGTCTGAACAAAGGAAATGCACTGGATATAGGATGTGCAACGGGCAGAACAACTTTCGAGTTGGCGAAATATTTTGATAAGGTAACAGGTTTGGATTTTTCAGCCCGTTTCATTCGTATTGGAACTCAGTTGAAAGAAACCGGAAAATTAAAGTATATCCGACAGGAAGAAGGGAAACTGACAAGTTATCAGGAAATTAAGTTAGATGATTGCGGCTTGGATTCTGTTCGCGATAAAGTTGAATTTTTTCAAGCAGATGCCTGCAATTTAAAACCCATTTATACCGGATACGATTTGGTGTTTGCAGGCAATTTAATCGACAGACTGTACGATCCGATTCAATTTTTGCAAGAGATGCATTTTCGGATCAATGATGGTGGAATTTTGGTTCTCACTTCACCCTATACTTGGCTGGAAGAATTTACCGAGGCTGATAAGTGGGTAGGAGGATTCCGAAAAGATGGAGAACCTTACACAACATTAGATGGTTTAAAGGAGGTTTTAAAAGACCATTTTGAATTACTGGATGAGCCCAAGGATGTTCCTTTTGTAATTCGCGAAACATCGCGGAAATTTCAACATACCATATCGCAGATGACGGTTTGGAGAAAGAAATAA
- a CDS encoding GlsB/YeaQ/YmgE family stress response membrane protein, translated as MNYLIFLLIGLVAGWIASILLKGRGYGMIINLILGVIGSFIGGTIFGIFGIHLNGFFGLLISATVGAIVLIWVVGLFSKK; from the coding sequence ATGAACTATCTTATTTTTTTACTAATTGGACTTGTAGCCGGATGGATTGCGAGCATTTTATTAAAAGGTCGTGGTTATGGCATGATAATCAACCTGATTTTAGGTGTTATTGGTTCCTTTATAGGAGGTACAATCTTTGGTATTTTTGGGATACATTTAAATGGATTCTTTGGTTTGCTTATATCTGCAACAGTAGGAGCTATTGTGCTAATTTGGGTGGTAGGCTTGTTTTCGAAGAAATAA
- a CDS encoding antibiotic biosynthesis monooxygenase, which yields MIAKTNGTPYYAVIFSSIKTTADNGYSEMAESMMELAKRQAGFLGVESAREETGITVSYWESLDAIKKWQAHPAHQIAQERGKENWYEKYAVRICKVESDYFFEK from the coding sequence ATGATTGCTAAAACTAACGGGACACCGTATTATGCTGTTATATTTTCATCAATAAAAACAACGGCTGATAATGGCTATTCAGAAATGGCTGAATCTATGATGGAATTGGCCAAAAGACAAGCAGGATTTTTAGGTGTTGAATCAGCAAGGGAGGAGACTGGAATAACGGTTTCTTATTGGGAGAGTTTAGATGCAATTAAAAAATGGCAGGCACATCCCGCTCATCAAATTGCTCAGGAAAGAGGCAAAGAGAATTGGTACGAAAAATATGCTGTTCGAATCTGTAAGGTGGAATCGGATTATTTTTTCGAGAAATAG
- a CDS encoding LysR substrate-binding domain-containing protein encodes MTLKQLKYALALGRLGSYIGVAKSMGVSQPAVSLQIQALEDELGIILFDRSTKNVEPTLNGIAFLEKAQLLVTESKQLEDFAIQLSEEIQGEVCLGVIPTLSPFLVPLFIDELNKKYPRIKIRIQEAITEDILRGIKTGTFHGGIISTPIELKSNLDLAPLFYEQFYLYVSDKHELYSQDKIDINKLDYSDVWLLREGNCFMDQVTNICSIQSNQNGNFVYESNNIDALRRIVEYKGGITFLPELSTLMIPSEQEEMIKEIKGRKKVREVTMVSLKTEVRRNLLNVINQVIKDSVPSQMLSGEDKEIVKTNFIEK; translated from the coding sequence ATGACCTTAAAACAATTAAAATACGCTTTGGCCTTAGGCCGTTTGGGAAGTTACATCGGTGTTGCCAAATCTATGGGAGTATCGCAGCCGGCTGTTAGTTTGCAGATACAGGCTTTAGAGGATGAGTTGGGTATTATTCTTTTCGATCGGTCGACCAAAAATGTGGAACCGACCTTAAATGGAATTGCTTTTTTGGAAAAAGCACAACTTTTGGTGACAGAATCGAAGCAACTGGAAGATTTTGCCATTCAATTGTCTGAAGAAATTCAGGGAGAGGTTTGCCTGGGCGTTATTCCAACCTTATCGCCATTTCTTGTGCCTTTGTTTATCGATGAGTTGAATAAAAAGTATCCCAGGATTAAAATAAGGATTCAGGAGGCAATTACCGAAGATATTTTGCGGGGAATTAAAACCGGAACTTTTCATGGTGGAATTATCTCAACACCAATTGAATTGAAAAGTAATTTGGATTTGGCTCCCTTATTTTACGAGCAGTTTTATTTGTATGTGTCTGATAAACATGAGTTGTATTCACAGGATAAAATAGACATTAATAAATTGGATTATTCGGATGTTTGGTTGCTAAGAGAAGGAAACTGTTTTATGGATCAGGTGACTAATATTTGCAGTATTCAATCGAATCAGAACGGAAATTTTGTTTATGAGAGCAATAATATAGATGCACTTCGAAGAATTGTTGAATACAAAGGAGGAATTACTTTTTTGCCGGAACTTTCTACTTTGATGATTCCTTCGGAGCAGGAGGAAATGATAAAGGAGATTAAAGGGAGGAAGAAGGTGAGAGAGGTGACTATGGTTTCATTAAAAACAGAAGTGAGACGAAATCTGTTAAATGTAATTAATCAGGTTATTAAAGATAGTGTTCCTTCGCAAATGCTTAGTGGAGAAGATAAGGAAATTGTAAAAACTAATTTTATAGAAAAATGA
- the mtnN gene encoding 5'-methylthioadenosine/S-adenosylhomocysteine nucleosidase codes for MKIGIIGAMEVEVVKLRDQLSNRKEQKKGSFVFYTGTLNNVEIVLLQSGIGKVNAAIGATLLIDNFKPDYIINTGAAGGFPGDLKVGDIVISEEVIHHDMDCTVFGYKIGQVPGMPTSFAANEKLISLAEKSVHQLTDLQTKKACILTGDQFMNNAEATNKIKTLFPAAEAVEMEGAAIAQTCYQFNIPFVVIRSISDIAGQENAMEYQEFVEIAAVNSAKMVTEMIRELGNQK; via the coding sequence ATGAAAATTGGAATTATAGGTGCAATGGAAGTCGAAGTTGTGAAGCTTCGCGATCAATTGTCCAATAGAAAAGAACAGAAAAAAGGCTCCTTTGTTTTTTATACAGGTACTTTAAACAATGTTGAAATTGTTTTGCTTCAATCGGGTATTGGAAAAGTAAATGCAGCTATCGGGGCAACTTTACTCATCGACAACTTTAAACCTGATTATATAATCAACACAGGTGCAGCAGGAGGTTTCCCCGGTGATTTAAAAGTTGGTGATATCGTAATATCCGAGGAAGTTATTCATCATGATATGGATTGTACTGTTTTTGGGTACAAAATAGGACAAGTTCCCGGAATGCCGACAAGCTTTGCCGCTAACGAAAAATTAATTTCTTTGGCCGAAAAATCGGTTCATCAGTTAACTGATTTACAGACAAAAAAGGCATGTATTCTAACAGGCGATCAATTCATGAATAATGCTGAAGCAACCAACAAGATAAAAACATTATTCCCTGCAGCCGAAGCTGTGGAAATGGAGGGTGCCGCAATTGCACAAACCTGTTATCAATTCAATATTCCATTTGTGGTTATCCGATCTATTTCGGATATTGCAGGACAAGAGAATGCAATGGAATATCAGGAATTTGTAGAAATAGCCGCGGTAAATTCAGCCAAAATGGTGACTGAAATGATACGTGAGTTAGGAAATCAGAAATAA
- a CDS encoding S-ribosylhomocysteine lyase, with protein MEKIQSFTVDHNKLKRGIYVSRKDKVGAETLTSFDIRTKLPNQEPAMDIPAMHTMEHLGATFLRNHKEWADRTIYFGPMGCRTGFYAIFSGDLESKDIVKVTQEMFGFMANFNDEIPGTNKIECGNYMSHDLPMARWESNKFKTEVLEHLTDENLNYPE; from the coding sequence ATGGAAAAGATACAAAGCTTTACAGTAGATCACAATAAATTAAAAAGAGGGATCTATGTTTCCCGCAAGGATAAAGTTGGAGCCGAGACATTAACAAGTTTCGATATCCGAACTAAATTGCCAAATCAGGAACCGGCAATGGATATACCAGCCATGCACACCATGGAGCATTTGGGTGCTACCTTTTTAAGAAACCATAAAGAATGGGCAGACCGCACGATTTATTTCGGCCCAATGGGTTGTCGTACGGGTTTTTATGCAATTTTTAGCGGCGATCTGGAATCAAAAGATATCGTAAAGGTAACTCAGGAAATGTTCGGTTTCATGGCTAATTTTAATGATGAGATTCCAGGAACAAACAAGATAGAATGTGGAAATTACATGAGCCACGATTTACCAATGGCAAGATGGGAATCAAACAAATTTAAAACTGAGGTTTTAGAACATCTTACTGATGAGAATTTGAATTATCCTGAATAA
- a CDS encoding DUF3592 domain-containing protein, with product MKISGFKFLIITILILLIPIYANWKLIAYGEKTEGVVVKIVEENTGMLLSFYSVIAYEANQKQFTLKGPENVEYPIGKKFQILHSKKDPQNAIIFSIKGLYFNKFASISIVLFILWIAFYLSFSPKSANRNSGKQTVNSNKKNCRKKLV from the coding sequence ATGAAAATTTCAGGATTTAAATTTCTTATTATTACGATTTTAATACTGCTAATTCCAATTTATGCAAATTGGAAGCTTATAGCGTACGGTGAAAAAACAGAAGGCGTAGTAGTAAAAATAGTAGAAGAAAACACCGGCATGTTACTCTCTTTTTATTCCGTTATTGCTTACGAAGCAAATCAAAAGCAATTTACTTTAAAAGGTCCTGAGAATGTTGAATATCCTATTGGAAAAAAATTTCAGATTCTTCACTCAAAGAAAGATCCACAAAATGCGATCATTTTTTCTATAAAAGGCTTATACTTTAACAAATTCGCTTCGATTTCCATCGTATTATTCATCCTGTGGATCGCATTTTACCTTAGTTTTTCACCAAAAAGTGCAAACAGAAATTCCGGAAAGCAAACAGTTAATTCAAATAAAAAAAATTGCAGAAAAAAATTGGTTTAA